A window from Chryseobacterium vaccae encodes these proteins:
- a CDS encoding YceI family protein — protein MRKKLFSLAIPALFIAAVAVSCKKDKPLTSESNEVTTTKDGSQYTLDTLNSKVEWKGYKVFKSENTSHFGTIKFESGDVTVKDGKLESGKFVADMNSLTSVDLKDDAESLGKLNGHLKSGDFFEVEKFPTSSFEITKVAPTTEGDYNTLLDGNLTIKGITKPVQFKANVSIKDGEVSVATEPKDIKREEFGVKFQAPAENGVIKDEVTLQINVKALEKK, from the coding sequence ATGAGAAAAAAACTGTTTTCATTAGCTATTCCCGCTTTATTTATCGCTGCTGTAGCGGTTTCTTGTAAAAAAGACAAGCCTCTTACAAGCGAAAGTAATGAAGTGACGACTACTAAAGACGGAAGCCAGTATACACTGGATACACTGAACAGTAAAGTGGAATGGAAAGGATATAAAGTATTCAAGTCGGAAAATACAAGCCATTTTGGAACCATAAAATTTGAAAGTGGTGATGTGACGGTAAAAGACGGAAAGCTTGAAAGCGGAAAATTTGTTGCTGATATGAACTCTTTAACCTCTGTAGATTTAAAAGATGATGCAGAAAGTTTAGGTAAATTAAACGGACATCTTAAGAGCGGGGATTTCTTTGAAGTAGAAAAATTTCCAACCTCCTCTTTTGAAATTACAAAAGTGGCGCCTACTACTGAAGGGGATTATAATACTTTATTAGATGGTAATTTAACGATCAAAGGAATTACAAAACCGGTTCAGTTTAAAGCTAATGTTTCTATAAAAGATGGAGAAGTAAGTGTTGCTACTGAGCCTAAGGATATCAAAAGAGAAGAGTTTGGAGTAAAATTCCAGGCCCCTGCTGAAAACGGAGTGATTAAAGATGAGGTAACCCTTCAGATCAACGTTAAAGCTTTAGAAAAGAAATAA
- the pheS gene encoding phenylalanine--tRNA ligase subunit alpha has protein sequence MIEKIEELLTEVNGFNATSKEEIENFRIKYNGKKGVLNDFYETLKTIPNDQKKDFGQKINTLKLAVNGKLEDLKEASQSSIIVEKEDLTRPAFPLDLGSRHPINLVKNRIIEIFKSIGFAVADGPEIEDDWHNFTALNLPEYHPARDMQDTFFIEQNPDILLRTHTSSVQIRYMEENQPPIRILSPGRVFRNEAVSSRSHCIFHQIEGLYIDENVSFADLKQTIQFFTTELFGKSKIRMRPSYFPFTEPSAEIDVYWGLNSETDYRITKGTGWLEIMGCGMVDPAVLKNVNIDAEKYSGYAFGMGIERIVMLLYQMSDIRMFFENDIRTLEQFKTL, from the coding sequence ATGATAGAAAAGATAGAAGAACTACTTACCGAGGTAAACGGCTTCAATGCCACATCAAAGGAGGAAATAGAAAACTTCCGAATCAAGTACAATGGGAAGAAAGGGGTTCTGAATGATTTTTATGAAACATTAAAGACAATTCCTAACGACCAGAAAAAAGATTTCGGACAGAAAATTAATACTTTGAAGCTGGCCGTTAACGGAAAACTGGAAGATCTGAAAGAAGCTTCCCAGTCTTCAATTATTGTTGAAAAAGAAGATCTTACAAGACCTGCTTTTCCTTTGGATTTGGGGTCAAGACATCCGATCAACCTGGTAAAAAACAGAATTATCGAAATTTTTAAGTCGATAGGTTTTGCTGTAGCCGATGGTCCTGAAATAGAAGACGACTGGCACAACTTTACAGCATTGAATCTTCCTGAATACCATCCGGCAAGAGATATGCAGGATACTTTCTTCATTGAGCAGAACCCTGATATTCTTTTAAGAACGCATACATCTTCTGTACAGATCCGTTATATGGAAGAAAACCAGCCGCCTATCAGAATTTTGTCTCCGGGAAGAGTGTTCAGAAATGAAGCGGTTTCTTCACGTTCACACTGTATTTTCCATCAGATTGAAGGATTATATATTGATGAAAACGTAAGCTTTGCAGATCTTAAGCAGACCATTCAGTTCTTCACTACAGAACTTTTCGGAAAATCAAAGATCAGAATGAGACCTTCGTATTTCCCGTTCACAGAACCGAGTGCTGAGATTGATGTATATTGGGGATTAAACTCTGAAACAGATTATAGAATCACCAAAGGTACAGGATGGCTTGAGATCATGGGATGCGGAATGGTAGACCCTGCCGTACTGAAAAATGTGAATATCGATGCTGAGAAATATTCAGGATATGCTTTCGGGATGGGTATTGAAAGAATCGTAATGCTTCTTTATCAGATGAGCGACATCCGAATGTTCTTTGAAAATGATATCAGAACTTTAGAACAGTTTAAAACATTATAA
- a CDS encoding DUF3108 domain-containing protein, whose protein sequence is MKKILNLFAVFLFFLGHAQVDNIADGESITLRIHYGILNAGTANLTTKTTNYMGVPHLYVKGTGQTTGAVKAFFKVEDLYESFINIHTGLPSFYVRNVREGSYRQHFETVFNHNDNTLILTDKKTPANGSKVIKSVKGVQDMLSCFYYLRSKSPSELKVGTVINMNVWIDDEMFPFQLKVTGTEDLKTKFGKINCLKIIPSVKSGRVFKEKEGVTMWVSNDANHVPMLLKAELAVGSLKASIDDYKNVKYPLKFTK, encoded by the coding sequence ATGAAGAAAATTTTAAATCTTTTTGCAGTATTCCTGTTCTTTTTGGGCCATGCTCAGGTTGATAATATCGCTGATGGTGAATCTATTACCCTCAGAATACATTATGGCATCCTGAATGCCGGAACAGCTAATCTTACCACCAAAACCACAAACTATATGGGAGTTCCCCATCTGTATGTGAAAGGTACAGGGCAAACCACGGGTGCCGTAAAGGCATTCTTTAAGGTAGAAGATCTGTATGAAAGCTTTATTAATATACATACCGGCCTGCCGAGTTTTTATGTAAGAAATGTACGTGAAGGCAGCTACCGCCAGCATTTTGAAACTGTTTTCAATCATAACGATAATACTTTGATCTTAACGGATAAGAAAACTCCGGCCAACGGTTCAAAAGTGATTAAATCGGTAAAAGGAGTTCAGGATATGCTTTCCTGCTTTTATTATCTGAGAAGCAAAAGCCCCAGTGAGCTGAAAGTAGGCACTGTTATCAATATGAATGTATGGATTGATGATGAAATGTTCCCTTTCCAGCTGAAAGTAACCGGAACAGAAGATCTGAAAACAAAATTCGGGAAAATCAACTGCCTGAAAATTATCCCGTCCGTAAAAAGCGGAAGAGTTTTTAAGGAAAAAGAAGGTGTTACGATGTGGGTTTCCAATGATGCCAACCATGTTCCTATGTTATTGAAAGCTGAACTGGCTGTAGGCTCTCTGAAAGCAAGTATCGATGATTACAAAAATGTAAAGTACCCTTTAAAGTTTACCAAATAA
- a CDS encoding NAD(P)/FAD-dependent oxidoreductase — protein MITTDILIIGAGPTGLFAVFEAGLLKMKCHIIDALPQPGGQLAELYPKKPIFDIPGYPSVNAGELVDNLMEQIKQFQPGFTLGETAVSYTKVDDEWFEVITNKGTVHRAKAIAIAGGLGTFEPRKPTIENIADYEEKGLEYFVKEPEHFRNKKVVIAGGGDSALDWSIFLSNVASEVTLIHRRNEFRGALDSVEKVQDLKNQGKIKLITPAEVTGIKGEGKVEAITVEVEGQEAYDIETDYFIPLFGLTPKLGEIGNWGLNIEKNAIVVNNALDYQTNIDGIYAIGDINTYPGKLKLILCGFHEATLMCQSVYNRLNPGKKFVLKYTTVSGVDGFDGSRKEAEKAVVKKID, from the coding sequence ATGATAACTACCGATATATTGATCATAGGTGCCGGACCTACCGGGCTTTTTGCTGTATTTGAAGCAGGATTATTGAAAATGAAGTGCCATATTATTGATGCACTTCCACAGCCGGGAGGACAGTTGGCCGAGCTTTATCCTAAAAAGCCTATTTTCGATATTCCGGGGTATCCTTCGGTAAATGCCGGAGAATTGGTTGATAATCTAATGGAACAGATCAAGCAGTTTCAACCTGGATTCACGTTGGGAGAGACCGCGGTTTCTTACACCAAGGTAGATGATGAATGGTTTGAAGTGATTACCAACAAAGGAACGGTTCACAGAGCAAAAGCTATCGCTATTGCAGGGGGGCTTGGAACATTTGAACCAAGAAAACCTACGATTGAGAATATCGCTGATTATGAAGAAAAAGGGCTTGAATATTTTGTAAAAGAGCCTGAGCACTTCAGAAATAAAAAAGTGGTGATCGCAGGAGGCGGAGATTCTGCTCTTGACTGGAGTATTTTCCTTTCTAATGTTGCCAGTGAAGTTACTTTGATTCACAGAAGAAATGAGTTCAGAGGAGCTCTTGATTCCGTAGAAAAAGTTCAGGACCTTAAAAATCAGGGAAAAATCAAGTTGATTACTCCTGCTGAAGTTACTGGTATTAAAGGTGAAGGTAAAGTGGAAGCCATTACGGTAGAAGTAGAAGGTCAGGAGGCTTATGATATTGAAACAGACTATTTCATTCCTTTATTCGGTCTTACTCCAAAATTGGGAGAAATCGGAAACTGGGGATTAAATATCGAAAAAAATGCGATTGTAGTCAACAATGCTCTGGATTATCAGACCAATATCGATGGTATCTATGCCATTGGTGATATCAATACCTATCCTGGTAAATTAAAGCTGATTCTTTGTGGATTCCACGAAGCTACTTTAATGTGTCAGAGTGTATACAACAGATTAAATCCTGGGAAAAAATTCGTTCTGAAATATACAACAGTAAGTGGGGTAGACGGATTTGACGGAAGCCGTAAAGAAGCTGAGAAGGCAGTTGTTAAAAAAATTGACTAA
- a CDS encoding 2Fe-2S iron-sulfur cluster-binding family protein has protein sequence MNDINIKITDREGVTHDVVAPTDMSMNLMEIIRSYELAEEGTIGVCGGMAMCASCQVYVINDPGLEPMGAEEDAMLAEAFHVKDNSRLGCQLHIVNEMEGLEVEIAPYP, from the coding sequence ATGAACGATATCAATATTAAAATCACCGATAGAGAAGGAGTAACCCACGATGTAGTAGCCCCTACGGATATGTCTATGAACCTCATGGAAATCATCCGTTCCTATGAACTGGCCGAAGAAGGAACCATTGGTGTATGCGGAGGAATGGCTATGTGTGCTTCATGCCAGGTATATGTAATCAACGATCCGGGGCTTGAGCCAATGGGTGCCGAAGAAGACGCCATGCTTGCAGAAGCTTTCCATGTAAAGGATAACAGTAGACTGGGATGCCAGCTGCACATCGTTAATGAAATGGAAGGATTGGAAGTAGAAATCGCTCCTTATCCTTAA
- a CDS encoding LOG family protein translates to MKSITVFCGSSFGSDKIYEEQAFLLGKTLAKQGIQLVYGGSETGLMGTIANGALSENGKVTGVLPQFLKSKEIAHKNLTELILVETMHERKTKMNELCDGVIVLPGGYGTLEEFFEMITWAQLGLHKKPIGILNIDGFYDDLIKLVQTMVDKGFLKQVNLDMLLISGNIEELLEKMRNYQAPTVGKWISKDKV, encoded by the coding sequence ATGAAAAGTATCACCGTATTTTGCGGGTCAAGCTTCGGCTCGGATAAAATCTATGAAGAACAGGCCTTTTTATTGGGCAAAACATTGGCCAAACAAGGCATACAGCTTGTATATGGAGGCTCGGAGACCGGTTTAATGGGAACAATAGCCAACGGAGCCTTAAGTGAAAACGGAAAAGTGACCGGCGTTCTTCCTCAGTTTTTAAAATCAAAAGAAATCGCCCATAAAAATTTAACAGAGCTTATTCTTGTAGAAACCATGCATGAGAGAAAGACTAAAATGAATGAGCTTTGTGATGGTGTTATCGTCCTTCCCGGAGGTTATGGAACGTTGGAAGAGTTCTTCGAAATGATCACCTGGGCACAGCTTGGTCTTCACAAAAAACCCATTGGGATTCTTAATATTGACGGGTTTTATGATGACTTAATAAAACTGGTTCAGACCATGGTGGATAAAGGTTTTTTAAAGCAGGTGAACCTGGATATGCTTTTGATAAGTGGAAACATCGAAGAACTTTTGGAAAAGATGAGAAACTATCAGGCACCTACAGTTGGTAAGTGGATTTCGAAGGATAAAGTTTAA